A region of Pyxidicoccus parkwaysis DNA encodes the following proteins:
- a CDS encoding CBS domain-containing protein translates to MQIVGELMTRDVVTLKETQNLAKADELLRLHRIRHLPVLRQGKLVGLVTHRDLLRAASVNSSDPASQPLWAADIMTRDVQTVRADTPLKDAVRMMLQHKYGCLPVVDASGGLLGILTEADLVKYAQYLIEERDRHEMAAEFGA, encoded by the coding sequence ATGCAGATTGTTGGAGAGCTGATGACCCGTGACGTGGTCACCCTCAAGGAGACGCAGAACCTGGCCAAGGCGGATGAGCTGCTCCGCCTCCATCGCATCCGCCACCTGCCGGTGCTGCGGCAGGGCAAGCTGGTGGGCCTCGTCACGCACCGCGACCTGCTCCGCGCGGCGTCCGTCAATTCCAGTGACCCGGCGTCGCAGCCGCTGTGGGCCGCGGACATCATGACGCGCGACGTGCAGACGGTTCGCGCGGACACGCCGCTGAAGGACGCGGTGCGGATGATGCTGCAACACAAGTACGGGTGTCTCCCGGTGGTGGATGCCAGCGGCGGCCTGCTGGGCATCCTCACGGAGGCGGACCTGGTGAAGTACGCGCAATACCTCATCGAAGAGCGCGACCGGCACGAGATGGCGGCCGAGTTCGGCGCCTGA